The genomic window GGCGGCAGGAGGCCCGCGATGGCCTTGAGCAGGGTCGATTTCCCGGAACCGTTGGAACCGATCAGCCCGATCGCCTCGCCCTTGTACGCGGCGAAGCTGACGCCCTTCACGGCGTGCACCTCGCGTGCTCCCCTGGGCTGCTTGCGCGACACGATCCGGTTCAGCGCGGAGGTGGCGCTGCCCCGGCCGGTGCGGGCGCCGTTCACGGTGTAGGTGATGTGGACGTCGTCGACGACGACGGTGGGCACACGGGTGTCGGGGGTGTCAGCCACGTCCGTACCTCTCCTCGGCCTTCCAGAAGTAGACGAAGCCGCCGATGCCGGCGACGAGCGCCCAGCCCGCCGCGACGGCCCAGACGTGCGGGGGCAGCTGAGCGCCGGTGAAGCTGTCGATCAGGGCGTAGCGCATCAGGTCGATGTAGACGGCGGCCGGATTGCATTCGAGCGCGAGCAGGACGAGCCGGGGCACCCGGTCCGCGGTGAGCAGCGTGTCGAGGCTCCACATGACGCCGGAGGCGTACATCCAGGTGCGCAGGATGAAGGGGGTGAGCTGTGCGATGTCCGGGGTCTTGGCGGCGAGGCGTGCCATGACCATGGAGACGCCGGTGTTGAACACCGCCTGGAGGGCGAGCGCCGGGACCGCCAGCAGCCAGGAGGGCTGCGGGTACTGACCGAAGACGAGCAGGATCAGGAGCAGTGCGCCCAGGGAGAACAGCAGTTGCTGCAGCTGCTGGAGGGCCAGCGCGATGGGGAGGGACGCCCGGGGGAAGTGCAGCGCCCGTACAAGCCCGGTGTTGCCGCTGATGGCGCGGGTGCCGGCCGTGATCGAGCTGGAGGTGAAGGTCCAGATGAAGACGCCGGTGACGAGGAAGGGCACGTAGTCGGGGACTCCGTGCTTGGTGTTCATCAGGACGCCGAAGATGAAGTAGTAGACCGTCGCGTTGAGCAGCGGGGTCATGATCTGCCAGATCTGGCCGAGCTTCGCCTGGCTGTACTGCGCGGTCAGCTTGGCGGTGGCGAAGGCGGTGATGAAGTGCCTGCGCCCCCAGAGCTGCCGGACGTACTCCCCGAGGGTCGGCCGGGCCCCGCTGACGGTGAGTCCGTGCCGGGCGGCGAGCGCGGCCAGCTCACCGGGCTCGTACGCGGGGAGGAGGGTGGGAGATGCGGTGTCCACCGGGGCCGGCGGGGCTGCTGTCTGGCTCACCACGATCGCTTTCGACGGGGGGCTTGGGGGGAGGGGCGGACGATTCGGGCGGTTGGGACGGCACCGTATCGTCGTAACGCTGACAGTAGGACGTTTGTGCGTCGCAACGCAACCGTTTCGTCGTTACGGTCTATCATTCGGGACATGAACACCGAACGGCGGACCGGGCGCCGCACCCCGGCGGGCGCCGCGGTGCTGCGTGAGGACGTGACCGACGCGATCCGCGTCGCCGTCTTCGAGGAGCTGGCCGCCGTCGGATTCGCCCGGATGTCGATCGAGGGCATCGCCCGCCGCGCGGGTGTGGGCAAGACCGCCGTCTACCGGCGCTGGAAGTCCAAGCTCCACCTCGTCCTGGACCTGGTGGCGGCCGTCGCGGCACAGGGCATGCCGGCGCCCGCCACCGGTTCGCTGTACGGGGACGTCCGGGCCGTGCTCGAACTGGCCTCGTACGCCCTCGGACACCCCGTCGCGTCACAGGTGATCCCGGACCTGCTGGTCGAGGCGGCCCGCAACCCGGAGATCTCCGACGCCATCAAGGCGGCCCTGCTCGACCAGCAGCAGGGCGTGGCCGCCGTGGTCGTGCGCGAGGCGGTCGCACGCGGCGAGCTGCCCGAGGGCAGCGACCCCGACCGGGCACTCGACCTCATCGTCGGACCGCTCTACTGGCGTCTCGCCGTCGTCCGCGGCACTCTGCCCAAGGGCTACCTGGACGACCTGGCCGCCTCGGCGGTCCGCGCGCTCAAGGGCTGACCGGCCGGTCCCCAGCCGGCTCCCCGCCGAGCAGCCGGTCCACGACGCGGCCGGCGGCACCGCCGTCGGCCGGACCGCAGAAATCCCGCCGGAAGCTCTCGTAGGCGTCCGCGTGCAGTGCCGCGGACGCCGGAGTGGCGCGCAGGGCTTCCGCCACTTCCTGGGTGCTGACGAGGAGGGGCCCGGGGGCACGGGTCTCGAAGTCGAGACAGAAACCGCGCACGGTGTCCCGGTAGTGCTCCAGGTCGTAGGTGTGGAAGAGCATCGGGCGGCCGGTGTGCGCGAAGTCGAAGGCCAGTCCCGCATAGTCGGTGACCAGTACGTCGGCGATCAGCAGCAGCTCGGCGACGTCCGGATGGCCGGACACGTCCCGCAGCGCGGGGTGCGCCGGCACGCTGCCCGTCACTCGCGGGTGCCTGCGGACCAGTACCGTGGTGCGCCCGTCGAGCGACCGCGCCAGCTCCGCGTGATCGAGTGCCGGGTCCCAGCGGTACAGCGGCGGGGATCCGGCGGGGAGGCTGCCCGGGGCGTGCGCGAGATGGTCGCGGTACGTCGGCGCGTGGAGCACCACACGGTGGCCGTCCGGGATGCCCAGCGACGCGCGCACGCGCGCGGCCGTCTTGTCCCGGTCCGGTGCGGACAGCAGGTCACCGGCCGGGGAGCCCGCTTCCAGGACCTCGCCCCCGTAGGCCAGCGCCCGGCGCAGGTGCGGGGTGGCGAAGCCGCTTGGGGAGACCAGGACCGACCACTGGGCCGAACCGCCGGCCAGCGTGTCCAGGTGCTGGTGGTCGGCGTACAGGGTGCCCGCGAGATCCAGGCCGAACCGGCCGAGAGGGGTGCCGTGCCAGGTCTGCACGACCGTCTGGCCCGCGCGGCGCTCGAACCACGCGGGCAGCGGGCCCGCCGCCACGACGCGGCGCGCGCGGGCCAGCGCCTCGTGCCAGGCGGCGCTGCCCGCCACCACGGGGACCGCGGTGGCCGGGACACGGGCGGCGTCGCCCGCCGATCCGTCGGTGACCCAGAGGTGCTCCGCATCCGTGCTCCGGCGCACGAGCTCGGCGTGCACGGCGCGCGGTGCGCCGTTCCCCGCGTAGAGCACCACGTCCCGGAGGGGCAGCCCGCGCTGCGCCGGGTAGTACGCCGAGCGCAGCCGGGCGCGGCGGTGGGCGCTGCGCTCCGCGTCCCCGAGCGCCGGCGCGCAGCGCACGGTCAGCCGGTCGCCGTGCCGCCGGTCGAGCCGGAAGCGGGCGCCGGCGGCGCTCACCGGCAGCCGGGCGGCGAGCAGACCCGTCACGCGTACGGGCCGGCCGTCGAGGGACACCTCCCAGTCCCCCTCGCGGGGCGGCTCGCCGACCACGGCACGGAAGCGTCCGTCCCGCTCCTCCACGGGGACGGTCACCGTCTCGCCGAGGGCGGTGTGGCGCAGTACGAGGACTCCGGCCCCGTGCCCTTCGATCCGCAGTCCTCCGTCCGGGCCGGTCGAGGCATCGTCCGCCAGAGGTTCGCCCGCCACCTCCACCACCAGGTGGCCCGCCGCGTCGGCGAAGAGGGGCGGCGGCAGGTCCGGCGCCGCGGCGAGGGGCACCCGCCCGCCGTCGTCGTCGGTCAGGAACACGGCCCGCCACCGCGCACCGGGCGAAGGGGCTCCTCCGGGGGACGCGACGGGGGGCGGACCGGACTCGGCCGCCGCGAGTGCGGTAAGCGGGATGCGGACGGCGAAGCGCACCCCGCCCGGTCCGTCGCCGGGGCCCGTGTCCGGGATCCGCACCGGGCAGACGTGCTCGGCCGATCCGTCGCGGGTGAGCACGAGGGAGGCCGGGCGCACGCTCCCGTACAGCCGGCCGGTGAGTTCCGCGGTCTCCGGTCCGCCGTCATGGGCGAGGGCCAGAGCCGGCAGCCGCGCCACGGCCAGTTCCAGCCTGCCGTCCCGATAGCCGAGCACCGCGCGCAGCCCGCCGCCCAGGTCGTGGACCAGCGGCTGCGCGGCCGCCGCCTCCACGGCGCGCAGGGCGGCCCGGCGTACGACGCCGTGCCCGGCCACGACCACGCCCACCTGCCAGGTGCCGGGCCCGAGCCGCCCCGGATCCAGGACCATCTCGAAGCCCGCGTGGTCGTAGCGGTGCAGCTCCTGTCCGGAGTCGGCCGTGGCCAGGTCGGTCCGCACCGTGCGGACCCGCACCGCCCGTAGCCGTCTGCCGCCCGCCTTCCTGACCAGCCCCGCCTTCAGCGACTGCCGGGCCGCGGCCGCCGGGAGGTTGCGGACGTACGCGTAGCCGCGCAGCCGCAGCCGGCCGTCGGCGCCCCAGGAGGACTCCACCAGCCGTGCCACCACGGGCAGATCACCGCTGCCGAGCCGCGCCGACACAC from Streptomyces sp. NBC_01341 includes these protein-coding regions:
- a CDS encoding ABC transporter permease — translated: MVSQTAAPPAPVDTASPTLLPAYEPGELAALAARHGLTVSGARPTLGEYVRQLWGRRHFITAFATAKLTAQYSQAKLGQIWQIMTPLLNATVYYFIFGVLMNTKHGVPDYVPFLVTGVFIWTFTSSSITAGTRAISGNTGLVRALHFPRASLPIALALQQLQQLLFSLGALLLILLVFGQYPQPSWLLAVPALALQAVFNTGVSMVMARLAAKTPDIAQLTPFILRTWMYASGVMWSLDTLLTADRVPRLVLLALECNPAAVYIDLMRYALIDSFTGAQLPPHVWAVAAGWALVAGIGGFVYFWKAEERYGRG
- a CDS encoding TetR/AcrR family transcriptional regulator, with the translated sequence MNTERRTGRRTPAGAAVLREDVTDAIRVAVFEELAAVGFARMSIEGIARRAGVGKTAVYRRWKSKLHLVLDLVAAVAAQGMPAPATGSLYGDVRAVLELASYALGHPVASQVIPDLLVEAARNPEISDAIKAALLDQQQGVAAVVVREAVARGELPEGSDPDRALDLIVGPLYWRLAVVRGTLPKGYLDDLAASAVRALKG
- a CDS encoding CDP-glycerol glycerophosphotransferase family protein produces the protein MKPLLSVVVPVHNVEDYLRECLTSLAGQTLKDIEVVLVDDGSTDGSRLVAEDFASRDGRFRCVHQPNAGLSAARNTGVAHTTPGVPYLAFADSDDVLVHDAYERMLASLESTGSDLVTGNVWRLTEQGRQQAWQYRWLTGDRPRTHITRDPRLLADRVAWNKVFRRAFWDRHAFSFPVGKLYEDTPVMIPAHYLAASVDVLHEHVYLWRVREGSITRRRTDVRGVRDRIAACERVSAFLADRGPGQRLRYDASCLRDDFVYFLEGLPMGGPEYRAAFMEDAGAFLDRAGDAALTGLPAEARIRWQLVRERRLGELLAVLAFERANGSGTFTVVGPPGRRRAAHPGVAGSGGVSARLGSGDLPVVARLVESSWGADGRLRLRGYAYVRNLPAAAARQSLKAGLVRKAGGRRLRAVRVRTVRTDLATADSGQELHRYDHAGFEMVLDPGRLGPGTWQVGVVVAGHGVVRRAALRAVEAAAAQPLVHDLGGGLRAVLGYRDGRLELAVARLPALALAHDGGPETAELTGRLYGSVRPASLVLTRDGSAEHVCPVRIPDTGPGDGPGGVRFAVRIPLTALAAAESGPPPVASPGGAPSPGARWRAVFLTDDDGGRVPLAAAPDLPPPLFADAAGHLVVEVAGEPLADDASTGPDGGLRIEGHGAGVLVLRHTALGETVTVPVEERDGRFRAVVGEPPREGDWEVSLDGRPVRVTGLLAARLPVSAAGARFRLDRRHGDRLTVRCAPALGDAERSAHRRARLRSAYYPAQRGLPLRDVVLYAGNGAPRAVHAELVRRSTDAEHLWVTDGSAGDAARVPATAVPVVAGSAAWHEALARARRVVAAGPLPAWFERRAGQTVVQTWHGTPLGRFGLDLAGTLYADHQHLDTLAGGSAQWSVLVSPSGFATPHLRRALAYGGEVLEAGSPAGDLLSAPDRDKTAARVRASLGIPDGHRVVLHAPTYRDHLAHAPGSLPAGSPPLYRWDPALDHAELARSLDGRTTVLVRRHPRVTGSVPAHPALRDVSGHPDVAELLLIADVLVTDYAGLAFDFAHTGRPMLFHTYDLEHYRDTVRGFCLDFETRAPGPLLVSTQEVAEALRATPASAALHADAYESFRRDFCGPADGGAAGRVVDRLLGGEPAGDRPVSP